The Coraliomargarita parva genomic sequence ATGCTGATTTTTGGCAAGGGCTCTGGGCCCGGTAACGGGCATACTATTTCGCGCGAACAAGCGCTGAAAGTCTTGGAGCAAGAAGATGCTGTCCTGCCTCGGGCGACCGTTCTGCGCTGTCGTGTTCGTTATTTTACAGATGGAGCCATACTCGGCTCTAAGGAATTTGTCCAAGGTTTCACAGGTAGCTGGCAAATCGACCGCGGACGTAAAAAAACGCCCAAAGTACGTGAACTGACCGGGGCCAATTGGGGCAATCTTTCCGTCATCCGGGGACTGAGAAGGCAAGTTTTTAGCTGAGCGAATCAAGCACCGGTCGCTGGTTGCCCAGGTGAATATAGCAGCTCGCGGGGTAACATGACTTAAGACTGCAACCAATGTGCGAGTTCGTCAGCGGAACGAATATAGGCATCGCTCTGATATTCAGGGGCCAATTGTTCGTGATAGGCGGGTTCGGCGTAGCGTTTGCCGTGAAGTAGGATCCTTGCGTGTTGACCAGGGGCGCGGACGAGTCGGCCGAGGGCCTGGTGTATGCGGCGCATGGCGGGAATGATATAGACGTCACGGAATGCCTCCTCGCGCGCCTGTGAGGGGGACGCATCCATCCTGGCGTCCTGCACGCAGTTCACCTCTGGAAGGGCCGGCCCCACGACCATCGCAGTATGGACGCGGCCTCCAAGTTGGTCGACACCCTCGGCATAGCTGGATCCGAGAATGAGGAAGATGGCGTCTGCCATAAACAGGCCTTCTTCGATGAACTCTCTTTGCTCATTCAAATCGACTCCTCGCGGTTGGACCATGGCGCGCAGTCCAGGATCGGTTGCGCTGAGGTAGGCTTTGACGTTTTCCGCATACTGGTAGCTGGCAAAAAAGACCGCTACGGGCTCTCCCGGGCTGTAGTGGGCGAGGGCCGCCACCGTCCGGGCGGTGGTTTCATAGTATTGTTCACGTGCCTTGAGACGGGTGTCTACGCGACAGTCAATGGCGACGTCATACGCATCGTCACGCCAGGGCGCATGGCCGATCGCCAGGACCGCGGAGCCGGCCGGCGAATCCGCGGAGGCCTTCTTCAGGCCGCAGCTTGTACGAAAGGAATCGTAGGGTGCGAGCGTCGCGGACATCAGTATGCTGCCGCTGAAGGCCTGCAGGCATTCAGCTGTCCATTGACTGGCGTCCAGGCAGGTGGCCTTCATCATGCCGGCGGACGGAAGCCAATGCAGCCATTGCCAGCTTGGACCGGCCAAGGCTTTGGCCAGATCCGGGATCCGCCAAATGATGTCGAGCGCGAAGGGAGCGGCGGCATCAAAATCGAAGCGCGCCTCGCGTAATTGCCTCTCAAAGTCTTCACAGAGATCGAGCAGCAGGTATTGGCTGTTGGGTGAAAGCGCTTGTTGGATGGGCTGTGCATCGATCACTTGGCACAGTTCCCGCCCGGTCCGCAGCAGTTGACGGGGGGCGCCGGCGGATTCGATCTCCTCCAGCGCAAAGAGTAGTTCTCCAGCATTTAATGCGACACTTAGTGCATCGGCGACCCGGTCTGGGAGATTGTGGGCCTCATCAACAATCAGCAGTGTACGGGCGGGATCAAAGCCATAAGGTTCGCTGAAGACCGCGCGGCTGGCGGGGGCAAAAACGTAATTGCTGTCCCCGATCCATATTTCCGCGTAGGGCAGGCACGCCTTAGTCAATGCATAGGGGCAGATCCCGGTTTCCGCTCCCAGACGCTTGGCCTCGTCGAGTGAGAAATGACCGTCTTTGAAGAGCTCCGGAGTGTGCAGGTCCGCTTCGAACCAAAGTTGTCCCAGTCCTTCGTCGCAACGGCTGTCTCCGGTGCAGGTGTGTGCGGGACTTTCAATGCGATGCTCCGTACGGTTGCGCATCTGGATATAGCGAATCCCATCTCCGATCATCCTCCGGAGCTGTTCGATCGTCTGGAGCTGACCGGTGGATTTGCTGGAGAGGTAGATGCAGCGCTCGTACATTCCTGACTTCATTTGACGCAGAGCGTGTTCCAGTACGATTCCGGTCTTTCCGAAGCCTGTCGGCGCCTCGAGTAGGACGGTGCGGGATTGCGTAGCGGCGATATCCAGCGTCTCGAATAATTCAGCTTGCCCCTCTCGAAGTTGATCAAAGGCGGGCTTCAGTTCGAAGTCTTCGAGCCGCACTCGAGCGTGCCGACGATCATTGAGGAAAGGAAGCAAAGCATCCAGTTGCTGCTCGAACGTTGACTCATGCTCGGGTTGAAGGCGCAGTGTCTGAGTCAGGCCACTGTCGATGTCGACAAAGAGCAGTTCCGCCTTTAACTCATACTCGCGGTAATCCGGAAGAACGCGGGCGAGGCCCAGATAGATGGCGACTTGTGCGATATAATCCGGATAGCGGTCCCATAGGATTTCCTCCGCATCGGGAAGGGGGTGACGAATCGTTTTTACCTCACGAAGAACGAGCCCTCCCGCCTGTGTGGGAACGATCTGGTCAATGCGTCCCTGTATATCAAAGCGCCATTCCTTGTGTTGCCAGACCGCTTGGACCGGAATCTCGAATCGAGCTTCCGGATGGCGTGCCTGTGTCGCGCTCTCGAGCTCCTTGTGCCACTGTTGCCCGATGGCAGCACGCCAAGCGTGTCCTCCGCTTCGCTCAGTTTTAGGGGCATTTCGGAAGCCGGCCAGTTCGCGCACATTGAGGCGCACACGACGTTCCAGAGGGTCGATCTGCATTATCGTTCGGTGTGTTTCGAACGCAGCAGGGGGACGATGTCCGGCGGTTGGTTGAAGATTCCGGAGTCGATCTTCTGGTTCGTCTTGATCGACTCGAATGTGATTTTCCCGAAGGCCGAATCTTCTACCAGCAGACTTAGTTCCGTGGGGAGCAGCACCCCGTCCACATATTCAAAATGTGTGGCTCGATAATCCATGTATTCTTTCACGTTCCCGATGACTCCGAGTCCTCCGTAACGTATGAGCAAGGAAGTCTCCTTGTCGAAGTAGAACCAGCTTCGCTCGTTCTTGGGGCCATATCCGACCACGAGATAAGTCGGACGCCCGTTTACCCGCGCCGTGCTCTGGTACTGAAAGACATATTTGGGCGAGAGCGGTAAGCCAAAGGGCTGAATCAGCCAGCGTTGGCACTTGAAATGTTGTGCCTCCTGTCCGTTCAAGATCACGTGAGGCAGCACTTTTGGGAGCTGTTGCTGTTCCCAGGCAACCAGGCCATCAAAGGCGCGGACGACCTTGTAGTCGCGCCCCAGATGATGCCAGGTATAGGTCAGACGGCGTTTACCATCCCGTGTTTCTACCAGGGTAAACTGACGGGTCGTCTTACCTTCGACGATGGTTCCGCTGGCTTCGATATTAAGCAAGCGCTTGTGTGCCTTGCGTCCCCCTGAAGAGGCGAGGTAATTGTTGATCAGTTTCTGACTGGTTGAGTCGGAATCTTTCGGGCGCACGATCGCCGGTTCTTCCGCTTCCTCTGCAGGCTGCGCGGTCTCTTGGGAGGGGCCGGACGATTGCGCATCCAAACTTGATGCAAATGAGCATAGAAAATGCATCATCAGCATCGACATAACGAATGCTTGTTTGCGGTGTTTTACAAAAAATAGGGTTTCCATGCCTACAAGTCCCTTTATCTTTGCTGAAGTTTCGAAAAGCACAACCTGATAACCTGACATGCGTATATTAATCACCGGCGGTGCCGGATTTCTCGGGAGTCATCTATGTGATCGACTCATTGAACAAGGCCATGAAGTCATCTGCCTGGACAATTTTTTTACCGGCCGAAAGCGCAATGTGAGCCACTTGCTGGGCAATCCGAATTTCGAGCTGGTCCGGCACGATGTGATTGATCCCTTCAAGGCGGAAGTCGACCAGATCTATAATCTGGCCTGTCCTGCCTCACCGGTGCACTACCAGTACAACGCCATCAAGACGATCAAGACCTCGGTGCAGGGCGCGATCAACTGTCTCGGGTTGGCGAAACGCACCAAGGCCCGCGTGTTCCAGGCGTCGACTTCCGAGGTTTATGGGGATCCGGATCCGTCGATTCACCCGCAGCCCGAATCCTATTGGGGGAACGTCAATCCCATCGGTATCCGTTCCTGTTACGACGAAGGCAAGCGTTGCGCGGAAACCCTGTTTATGGACTACCACCGTCAAAATGGGGTCGATATCCGCATTGTCCGGATCTTTAACACCTATGGTCCCCGCATGTGCCCCGATGACGGTCGAGTGGTCTCCAATTTCATTGTCCAAGCCCTGCAGGGCAAGGACATCACCGTATACGGCGAGGGCCAGCAAACCCGTTCCTTTTGCTACTGTGACGACCTGATCAACGGATTTCTCAAGCTGATGAATCAGGACGAGCTTACCGGCCCGGTCAATATCGGCAATCCGGGTGAATTTACCATCTATGAACTTGCCGAGAAGGTCATCGCACTGACCGGCAGCAAGTCAAAGATCATTCACGAGCCTCTGCCTTCGGATGATCCGAAGCAGCGCCAGCCGGACATTACGGTGGCACGTGAAAAGCTCGGCTGGGAGCCGACGGTTTGCCTGGATGAAGGCCTAAAGCCGACGATCGAGTATTTTGACAAACTCTTGAGCGAGGAACGTTAAGCGAAGCGCTGCCCCGGTACATTTGTCAGTGCGCGTGGAGCGAGCCCAGTCGGCCGTGTCCACGGACGCACTCGAAGAGGGCCATTGCCACCACGATGAGGACCATGCCTACGATCGCGACGGTTGTGGGCATGGACATGCTGAGAATCCAATAGCCGATAAAGGGGGCGAGGGATCCGCGTACCCCCGTTAGCGCCATATGCACGCTCATGTACGAGGCCGCCTTGCTGTCTTCAGGAGCGATCTTGGTCACCCATAGGCTCCAGAATATCTTGCCGCCGCTCTGGGCGAGTCCGGTAAAGGCCATCCCCAAGGTCAGTAGAAAGAAGTTCCGGGTGAAGAAGAAGAAGGCGATGCCGAGGAGAAAGCAGAGATTGAGCAGGTTGCGGTTACTCACAAAATGTAGACGGTCAAAGAGGCGGCCCCAGATCCAGGTGCTGCCAAGACGGGCGATGGCAGGAACGACGATCATGAGGATGCCGATGGTTGTATTGTCTGCATTGATGCCAAACTCCGGATTGGCCAGATACTCGACGCGCATCGGCAAGGTGATGAGGTTGCCGAGGCCCAGCAGCATCCATGAACCCAGCAGATAGCCGAAAAACTTATCTTTCCAGATCAAGCTGAAGTTCTGCCAGGGATTGCCGACGTCCTTAATGGACAAGCTTCTGCTTGGTATACGTGCCATGAAGAAACCATTGGCCAATGCCGCGAGCACCATGATGGCGAAGATGAGCCGGAAGTAATCCAAATCCATGTCAAGAATGCGACCTCCGAGGAATGCGAAGCAGATGGCGGCCCCTGCGGTCAGCATAAAGGGCAGGGACATACGGCTACCGCGTTCGCCGGGACGGTAGTTGTCCGTGTAGACCTGCAGCATCAGGGGGCCCTGTTGGGCCGCCGTCATTTGGCTGGTAACGGCAAAAAAGGTGAACAGCAGCAGGGTTCCGGAAAGGCTTGCGCCGCAGAGCAGGAGAGCGGCGACACCCATGATCAGGCCGGAAGCCGGTCCCGGACGCGCCCTGAAAAGACCGGCAAGGTATAGCGTCAGCGGAGCGATCAAAAAGCCCAAGGGGCCGGCACCGGCAATAAAGGCTTTCGGACTTTCGCCTGCATTGAAGTAGCGAATTGCCACGACCAGCGCAAAAGTCTGCCATCCTGTTTCCAGAATGCCTTGGAACGCCGCGCGCTTGCAGTCGTTGCGATAGGTGAGCTGGGAGCGTTCGGTCTGTGCCGGACCGGACAAATTTAGCGGCTCCAGTCGAGCATCCGCTTGATCGGCAAGTAGGCCTTCTGGCGGATGTCTTCGGGCATCTCGATCTGCGGCGACATGTCGCGGAGGCAGTCACGCAGCTTCTCGATGGTGTTCATCTTCATGAAACGGCACTCGTTGCAGGCGCAAGTGTCGGTCGGGCCGGCAATAAAGGTTTTTTCCGGTACCTCACGCTGGAGGCGGTGGATCATGCCAGTCTCAGTGACCACGATAAACTGCCGGGCTTCGCTGTCGCGGCAGAAGCCGATCATCTTTTCGGTACTGCAGACTACATCGGCGTTATCGCGCACCGTCTCGACGCACTCGGGGTGAGCGACCACGAGCGCCTCCGGGAACTTTGCCTTCAGTCGCTCAATGGCCTGTTGGGTAAAGAGGACGTGGGCATAACAGGAGCCCGGCCAGAGCTTCATGCTGCGTCCGGTTTGCTTGGAGACCCACTGGCCGAGGTTTTGGTCGGGCACAAAAAGGATTTCACGGTCAGCCGGCACTTTTTCGACGATCTTCATGGCATTGCCACTGGTGCAGATCACATCGGAGAGTGCTTTGACCGCAGCCGAACAGTTGATGTAGGCGACAATGTACACGTTCGGGTTGGCTTCCTTGTAGGCCGCCAGTTGATCGGCCGGGCAGGAGTCGGAAAGGGAGCAACCGGCTTCCATCTCGGGGAGGAGTACCGGCTTTTTCGGATTCACGATCTTGGCCGTTTCCGCCATGAAGTGGACCCCGCAGAATACGATGCAGTCGGCATCCGCTTCCGCCGCACGGTAGGCCAGTCCCAGGGAATCGCCCACGTAGTCCGCGACGCGTTGGATTTCCTCCACTTGATAATTGTGGGCGAGAATGACCGCGTTGCGCTCCTTTTTCAGGGCGAGCACCTCTTTCTGGATGTCAGAGAGCGGAGATTCCCCGCTGCGCGGGTTGAATACCATCGGTTCGTAGTTGAGTGTAGCGGTGGCCATGGGATGGGAATGGATGAAAACGAAACAAGTTCGGGGCATGTCTGAGCTAAGTCAAGCCGTGTTCCGTCCGACAGCTTGGCCGCAGGAGCGGCTTAAGGCCGAGTTTGCGGTGCTTTGCGCCGCCGTGTCAGTTTGGCGTCCCGCCCGACAGAGGGGAATCCCGGCTCCGGTACTTCTAGGATTCAAGCAGCTTTTCGCTCGAGCGTTCCCATTCGGGGCAAACACTGGCTAGATCAGGTCCAGATGGTATCGCCCGTCCTTATCGCAGGACAGTCCCAGATCCGCGCCGAAGGTGTGACCGAGGGGTTCTGCCCGCAGGACCGTTTCCTTGGGGCCTGCGGCATAGGTCCGGCCACTTCTCAGAAGCAGGACATGGCTGATTTCCGGGATGATCTCCTCGACGTGGTGGGTGACCATGACCAAGCCGGGACCGCGTTTGGCGGAGGCCAGTTTTCGGAGGCTGAGCAGGAACTGCTCGCGCGCTACCGGATCGAGACCGGCACAGGGCTCGTCCAGAATGAGCAGCTTCGGTTGGGCCATGAGCGCCCGTGCGATGAAGACCTTTTGCCGTTCTCCCTGACTTAGGACTGCCCAGGGACGTTCGGCTAAGCGTCGAACCCCCATTTTTCCCATGCAACGCAGGGCTTTCTCGGTTGGCTGCTGTTTGCTCCGCGTCCAA encodes the following:
- a CDS encoding ATP-dependent DNA helicase; the protein is MQIDPLERRVRLNVRELAGFRNAPKTERSGGHAWRAAIGQQWHKELESATQARHPEARFEIPVQAVWQHKEWRFDIQGRIDQIVPTQAGGLVLREVKTIRHPLPDAEEILWDRYPDYIAQVAIYLGLARVLPDYREYELKAELLFVDIDSGLTQTLRLQPEHESTFEQQLDALLPFLNDRRHARVRLEDFELKPAFDQLREGQAELFETLDIAATQSRTVLLEAPTGFGKTGIVLEHALRQMKSGMYERCIYLSSKSTGQLQTIEQLRRMIGDGIRYIQMRNRTEHRIESPAHTCTGDSRCDEGLGQLWFEADLHTPELFKDGHFSLDEAKRLGAETGICPYALTKACLPYAEIWIGDSNYVFAPASRAVFSEPYGFDPARTLLIVDEAHNLPDRVADALSVALNAGELLFALEEIESAGAPRQLLRTGRELCQVIDAQPIQQALSPNSQYLLLDLCEDFERQLREARFDFDAAAPFALDIIWRIPDLAKALAGPSWQWLHWLPSAGMMKATCLDASQWTAECLQAFSGSILMSATLAPYDSFRTSCGLKKASADSPAGSAVLAIGHAPWRDDAYDVAIDCRVDTRLKAREQYYETTARTVAALAHYSPGEPVAVFFASYQYAENVKAYLSATDPGLRAMVQPRGVDLNEQREFIEEGLFMADAIFLILGSSYAEGVDQLGGRVHTAMVVGPALPEVNCVQDARMDASPSQAREEAFRDVYIIPAMRRIHQALGRLVRAPGQHARILLHGKRYAEPAYHEQLAPEYQSDAYIRSADELAHWLQS
- a CDS encoding MFS transporter yields the protein MSGPAQTERSQLTYRNDCKRAAFQGILETGWQTFALVVAIRYFNAGESPKAFIAGAGPLGFLIAPLTLYLAGLFRARPGPASGLIMGVAALLLCGASLSGTLLLFTFFAVTSQMTAAQQGPLMLQVYTDNYRPGERGSRMSLPFMLTAGAAICFAFLGGRILDMDLDYFRLIFAIMVLAALANGFFMARIPSRSLSIKDVGNPWQNFSLIWKDKFFGYLLGSWMLLGLGNLITLPMRVEYLANPEFGINADNTTIGILMIVVPAIARLGSTWIWGRLFDRLHFVSNRNLLNLCFLLGIAFFFFTRNFFLLTLGMAFTGLAQSGGKIFWSLWVTKIAPEDSKAASYMSVHMALTGVRGSLAPFIGYWILSMSMPTTVAIVGMVLIVVAMALFECVRGHGRLGSLHAH
- a CDS encoding ABC transporter ATP-binding protein, translated to MPKTCKQPILQVEELKLYRGQTRILQGIEWTVQTGEHWAILGANGCGKTSLLSAITGYFMPSSGDIRLLGERYGEADWNELRQHIGIVSSSLTRRVPADELALETVLSGGTAQLGYWTRSKQQPTEKALRCMGKMGVRRLAERPWAVLSQGERQKVFIARALMAQPKLLILDEPCAGLDPVAREQFLLSLRKLASAKRGPGLVMVTHHVEEIIPEISHVLLLRSGRTYAAGPKETVLRAEPLGHTFGADLGLSCDKDGRYHLDLI
- a CDS encoding UDP-glucuronic acid decarboxylase family protein, giving the protein MRILITGGAGFLGSHLCDRLIEQGHEVICLDNFFTGRKRNVSHLLGNPNFELVRHDVIDPFKAEVDQIYNLACPASPVHYQYNAIKTIKTSVQGAINCLGLAKRTKARVFQASTSEVYGDPDPSIHPQPESYWGNVNPIGIRSCYDEGKRCAETLFMDYHRQNGVDIRIVRIFNTYGPRMCPDDGRVVSNFIVQALQGKDITVYGEGQQTRSFCYCDDLINGFLKLMNQDELTGPVNIGNPGEFTIYELAEKVIALTGSKSKIIHEPLPSDDPKQRQPDITVAREKLGWEPTVCLDEGLKPTIEYFDKLLSEER
- the nadA gene encoding quinolinate synthase NadA codes for the protein MVFNPRSGESPLSDIQKEVLALKKERNAVILAHNYQVEEIQRVADYVGDSLGLAYRAAEADADCIVFCGVHFMAETAKIVNPKKPVLLPEMEAGCSLSDSCPADQLAAYKEANPNVYIVAYINCSAAVKALSDVICTSGNAMKIVEKVPADREILFVPDQNLGQWVSKQTGRSMKLWPGSCYAHVLFTQQAIERLKAKFPEALVVAHPECVETVRDNADVVCSTEKMIGFCRDSEARQFIVVTETGMIHRLQREVPEKTFIAGPTDTCACNECRFMKMNTIEKLRDCLRDMSPQIEMPEDIRQKAYLPIKRMLDWSR